The genomic DNA CATTCAAACATAGAACTTCTAGAAGATGCTAGTGATTTTCATTGTGGAGAGGAATCAAATCATATTGCAAATTGATGACAACTGAAAATCCTATTCGAATACTCGAGACAGATGGAAAATGGTCCTCACTGAAGGAGGCTGCTACACTTGGAGCATCATCTTCAGAAGAGCTGGGATTGCTTATGAAGGGGCCGGGATTAGAGAGTGGTGGAAGAGAGATGATTCCTAGTAGGAGTGGAAGTGCACCGCCAACTGTGGAAGGTTCACATTCTGCTGTTGCTAGATTTTATTCTCCACTAACCTCATTGAGGAACCAACAGGTGGATAGTGATTGGAGATTGGCATCTTTCGGTCAACAAAACCGTGTCACATTAAATTCCACTCAAAATAAGCTCCCTAATTATCCAGAAGATTCTGAAGATGATAGCTCATCTAATGAAGTTTCTATTCAGCAGTCAGATATAAGAGGTCGGTTTTGGTCTGGGCGTAATGAAACATTTTCTGGTCCACATGGAAGTCTAGATGGACTCGAAcaggtaaatatttattttaaatggtcAACATTTCGTTAAAAAGGAACACTCATTACAAAAGGGAAAGTGGGGAGGGAAAAACAAAAGTCATAAAACTGGAATTGTTTTTGGACTTAGAATGTCAGACATTAATCAGAGAACCAGAAGGCTCAACATTCTTTTTTTCACAAAGTCATTGAATCTTatgtcttgtttgatttggggtTTATTGAATAACCAAGTGGTATTTAGAAATAACCTTGTTTGTTAAGGTTATAGAAAATCagattatttgggtaaaaagacattatagttacaaatatacaattaatcatttttttctttttataaaatagatggtattttggttgatgaattGAATGATGTGGTCACTAGGTAGATTATATGTATTTTGGTTTAaagcatattttttttcttctaacaCTCTTAGAGTAAGAAGGTTAGGCTGAATTTGTGTTTTAACTTCTACAATGCTGCAGGAAAATTTTGCTCAAACTTCATCACCTATGTTAACCCATGAATCAATTGAATATGATGCTGATTTAGGCTCTATGCAAAATGCTTCACTGAACTCAACAAATACTGCTACTTCATCTCATTCAGATGCCGATGGTTTGGGGATATCTGTAAACACGGATCCACCAAAAGGTCTTGTTTCCGGCTCTTGGTCTACAGAAGGCATGCCGTTTGTACCACCTTTTCTCAGTAGATTGTTAAATGATACGGTCCCATTTCAAAACActttttgtttctatttttgtatGTGGATCCGTTTCCAGATACAGTAACATGAATAAGTTTATGAATCTGTCTCTGAACAAATTTAGTCTCCAAACGTTTTTGTATTTGCAAATGTATCTAGATACAAAAACAGAACAAGTGTTAATGGCATTTCTGTGCAGATCTTGCTTCCATTGAATCGAGGATGATGAATATGAATATATCTGACCAGCAAAATCTTGGAGAACATACAAAGGAGAGCTGGCAACAGAGTTCTCAGAGTAATCTTCTGCATCAATTTCTACCACAGCAGCAAAGAAATGAATTTCAGAATGCCAAACCTCAATTTCCACATGGCCCTTCAAGTTTTTCTTCTACTGATGTACAGATACTTCATTCATCTGGATTTGCGACTCCACTTTATTCCCCCATTTCTATTCCTTCCTCAACCCCTTGTTACCCAAATCTACAACCTTCTGGTTACTTTTCTCCTCAGTATGGTGTTTTCCCAATATTTATGCCTGGATATCCTCATGGTGCTATTCCTATGTCATTTGATGGAGCTTCTGCTGGTCCTAGCTTTTCTGGTCAAAACTCAGGGCTGACAAATACTGAAAATCTTTATGGACAATATGGCTTCACAACGCAACCGTTTTCAAATTCTTTTCAAATGCAATATTTTGATCAGTCAACCAATAGAAATTCATAcaatgtttttgatatgtttggccCTCCTGATTATCAACAGAACGGTTTAGAATTTTCAGCTGGCCCGCATCACCAGACGATAAAGTACCAGACAGACTTTGATGTTGTTCAGAGAAAAGGTGGGGGATTTTCAAGTCCTTATTATGGGAATCCTTCAAACACTGGCTTTCTAATGCAGTTACCATTGTCATCAAATCCTAGTCAGAATTTTCCTTTATCACCCTTGGCTGGGGTTGTCTCATCCTTTAAAAATGCTGGTACTTATTCCCGCTGGCAAGATCAAGGAGAAATCGAGAATTTCAATAACACCAGAGTACATTCTTTCCTTGAAG from Impatiens glandulifera chromosome 9, dImpGla2.1, whole genome shotgun sequence includes the following:
- the LOC124914043 gene encoding pumilio homolog 6, chloroplastic-like isoform X1, producing MTTENPIRILETDGKWSSLKEAATLGASSSEELGLLMKGPGLESGGREMIPSRSGSAPPTVEGSHSAVARFYSPLTSLRNQQVDSDWRLASFGQQNRVTLNSTQNKLPNYPEDSEDDSSSNEVSIQQSDIRGRFWSGRNETFSGPHGSLDGLEQENFAQTSSPMLTHESIEYDADLGSMQNASLNSTNTATSSHSDADGLGISVNTDPPKGLVSGSWSTEDLASIESRMMNMNISDQQNLGEHTKESWQQSSQSNLLHQFLPQQQRNEFQNAKPQFPHGPSSFSSTDVQILHSSGFATPLYSPISIPSSTPCYPNLQPSGYFSPQYGVFPIFMPGYPHGAIPMSFDGASAGPSFSGQNSGLTNTENLYGQYGFTTQPFSNSFQMQYFDQSTNRNSYNVFDMFGPPDYQQNGLEFSAGPHHQTIKYQTDFDVVQRKGGGFSSPYYGNPSNTGFLMQLPLSSNPSQNFPLSPLAGVVSSFKNAGTYSRWQDQGEIENFNNTRVHSFLEELKSGRGRRFELSDIVGHIVQFSADQHGSRFIQQKLENCSSDEKAFVFKEVLPHASMLIVDVFGNYVIQKFFEYGSTQQRKDLANQLVGQILSLSLQMYGCRVIQKAIEVIELDQKAKLVSELDGHVTICVHDQNGNHVIQKCIECIPTFKIEFILSAFHGQVATLSMHPYGCRVIQRVLEHCMDQPQCQFIVDEILESVCTLAQNQYGNYVTQHVLQRGKPPERSKIISKLSGNIVQMSQHKFASNVIEKCMEHGNSADREILIQEIISGNDGSNLLAMMKDQYANYVIQKLLETCTDSQREILLSHIHIHVNALKKYTYGKHIVTRFEQLYGEGMGNSDS
- the LOC124914043 gene encoding pumilio homolog 6, chloroplastic-like isoform X2, whose translation is MTTENPIRILETDGKWSSLKEAATLGASSSEELGLLMKGPGLESGGREMIPSRSGSAPPTVEGSHSAVARFYSPLTSLRNQQVDSDWRLASFGQQNRVTLNSTQNKLPNYPEDSEDDSSSNEVSIQQSDIRGRFWSGRNETFSGPHGSLDGLEQENFAQTSSPMLTHESIEYDADLGSMQNASLNSTNTATSSHSDADGLGISVNTDPPKDLASIESRMMNMNISDQQNLGEHTKESWQQSSQSNLLHQFLPQQQRNEFQNAKPQFPHGPSSFSSTDVQILHSSGFATPLYSPISIPSSTPCYPNLQPSGYFSPQYGVFPIFMPGYPHGAIPMSFDGASAGPSFSGQNSGLTNTENLYGQYGFTTQPFSNSFQMQYFDQSTNRNSYNVFDMFGPPDYQQNGLEFSAGPHHQTIKYQTDFDVVQRKGGGFSSPYYGNPSNTGFLMQLPLSSNPSQNFPLSPLAGVVSSFKNAGTYSRWQDQGEIENFNNTRVHSFLEELKSGRGRRFELSDIVGHIVQFSADQHGSRFIQQKLENCSSDEKAFVFKEVLPHASMLIVDVFGNYVIQKFFEYGSTQQRKDLANQLVGQILSLSLQMYGCRVIQKAIEVIELDQKAKLVSELDGHVTICVHDQNGNHVIQKCIECIPTFKIEFILSAFHGQVATLSMHPYGCRVIQRVLEHCMDQPQCQFIVDEILESVCTLAQNQYGNYVTQHVLQRGKPPERSKIISKLSGNIVQMSQHKFASNVIEKCMEHGNSADREILIQEIISGNDGSNLLAMMKDQYANYVIQKLLETCTDSQREILLSHIHIHVNALKKYTYGKHIVTRFEQLYGEGMGNSDS